GAATCGTTAAAGCAGATATCGGGATTAAAGATGGCAAAATATTTAAAATTGGGAAAGCGGGAAATCCTTATATTCAAGATAATGTAAATATTATTATCGGCCCCGGTACGGAAGCGATCGCCGGAGAAGGAACGATCCTGACTGCTGGCGGCATCGATACCCACATTCACTTTATTTGCCCCCAACAAATCGAAACCGCGATCGCATCCGGTATCACCACCATGATCGGCGGCGGTACTGGCCCCGCTACTGGTACAAATGCTACCACCTGTACGCCTGGGCCTTGGAATATTTACCGAATGTTACAAGCCGCCGATGCCTTTCCCATTAATCTGGGATTTCTCGGTAAAGGTAACAGCAGTCAACCGCAAGCCTTAGAAGAACAAGTGTTAGCGGGTGCAATGGGCTTGAAGTTGCACGAAGATTGGGGAACTACCCCAGCCGCGATCGATACTTGCCTCACTGTTGCCGATAACTATGACGTGCAAGTAGCAATTCATACCGATACTCTCAACGAAGCGGGTTTTGTAGAAGCAACGATCGCTGCTTTCAAAGGTCGCACCATCCACACTTACCACACGGAAGGCGCGGGAGGCGGACACGCACCGGATATCATCAAAGTGTGCGGTGAAGCGAACGTGCTACCTTCTTCTACCAATCCCACGCGCCCCTACACCCTTAACACTTTAGACGAACACCTGGATATGTTGATGGTGTGTCATCACTTGTCACCATCGATACCAGAAGATGTGGCTTTTGCGGAATCACGGATACGAAGAGAAACGATCGCAGCTGAAGATATCCTGCACGACTTGGGCGCATTTAGTATGATTTCCTCCGACTCCCAAGCAATGGGACGAGTAGGGGAAGTAATTATTCGCACTTGGCAGACGGCGCACAAAATGAAGGTACAGCGAGGAATACTTGCAGCAGGAGAAGAAGAGAGTTTAGCAGATAATTTTCGGGCGAAGCGGTACGTCGCGAAATATACGATCAATCCTGCGATCGCACATGGAATTTCTCAATATGTTGGTTCTGTGGAAGAAGGGAAATTAGCAGATTTGTGCCTTTGGCGACCAGCATTTTTTGGTGTGAAACCGGAACTCGTGATTAAAGGAGGTGCGATCGCATATGCTCAAATGGGAGACGCCAACGCCAGCATTCCCACCCCGCAACCAGTGCATATGCGCCCAATGTTTGGTAGTTTTGGAGGTGCGATCGCAGCCACATCCCTAACATTCGTTTCCCAAGCAGCAATCGATGCAGAAATACCCATCCAATTAAAATTACAAAAACCCGCAGCATCAGTATCGGGAACGCGACAAATTACCAAGCGAGACATGAAATTAAACGACCTTTTGCCTCGCATAGAAGTCGATCCAGAAACCTATGAAGTAAGGGCAGATGGTGAATTATTAATTTGCGAACCAGCGACAATTTTACCAATGGCACAACGGTACTTTTTGTTCTGATT
This window of the Leptolyngbyaceae cyanobacterium genome carries:
- the ureC gene encoding urease subunit alpha, whose translation is MSYRMDRRAYAQTYGPTVGDRIRLADTELFIEVERDLTTYGDEVKFGGGKVIRDGMGQSPISNTDGAVDLVITNALILDWWGIVKADIGIKDGKIFKIGKAGNPYIQDNVNIIIGPGTEAIAGEGTILTAGGIDTHIHFICPQQIETAIASGITTMIGGGTGPATGTNATTCTPGPWNIYRMLQAADAFPINLGFLGKGNSSQPQALEEQVLAGAMGLKLHEDWGTTPAAIDTCLTVADNYDVQVAIHTDTLNEAGFVEATIAAFKGRTIHTYHTEGAGGGHAPDIIKVCGEANVLPSSTNPTRPYTLNTLDEHLDMLMVCHHLSPSIPEDVAFAESRIRRETIAAEDILHDLGAFSMISSDSQAMGRVGEVIIRTWQTAHKMKVQRGILAAGEEESLADNFRAKRYVAKYTINPAIAHGISQYVGSVEEGKLADLCLWRPAFFGVKPELVIKGGAIAYAQMGDANASIPTPQPVHMRPMFGSFGGAIAATSLTFVSQAAIDAEIPIQLKLQKPAASVSGTRQITKRDMKLNDLLPRIEVDPETYEVRADGELLICEPATILPMAQRYFLF